In Hymenobacter volaticus, the genomic window CGCCGAGCAGTTTCTCTACCGTCATGTGCCAGCCCATGTTGTTGATGGGCGACGAACAGTAGTTCATCCGGTCGGTGAGGGGCGTAATCTGGTAGAACGGCCGGCGCTCCGCAATTTTCTCGAAGGCGCGGTGGATATAGCCAATAGTAGGTACCCCCGACACAATCCGCTCCCCATCCATCTGCAGAATGTTCTGGAAGATTCCGTGGGTAGCAGGGTGGGTAGGCCCTAAGTTGAGCGTAGTCAGCTCTTGGTTGAAGTCATTGACGGTTGGGGCCAGCGGATGAAGATTGGGCCGTTGCTCTTCGGCCTCTTCAACAATCTTGCGGGTGCCTTCCAGCGTGTCGTTTACTGCCATGATATAGGTATCCGGGGCCTAGCGGCCGAAGAATAAGTCGGTTTTGTCTTCACGGGTACCATCCTCCAGCGCGTACTGTTTGCGCATGGGGTGGTAGTCCATGTCTTCCACATTGAGGATGCGGATAAGATTGGGGTGCCCAACGAAAATGATACCGTAGTAGTCGAACGATTCACGCTCCATCCAATTGGCGGCGGAGTAGAGGTCAGTCAACGTCGGCACATGCGGGTCGCCAATAGGAAAGAAAATTTTCAGCCGCAGGCGGACATTATGCACCAAGCTATGCAGCATGTACACCATGCCTAGCTCTTGGTCTTTCCGCTCCGGCCAATGCATGCCGCACATGGTAGTCAGGAAGTTGAGCTGCAACTCCTGGTCTTGCTGAAGGCCGGCAATGATATCGTGGATTCGCTCCCGTGTGGTCGTGACGGTCAGGAAGCCATAAGGCTCTTCCACATCAGTGAAAGCGTCTTGTCCAAACAAACGATACAGAAGGTCGAGCAACTGCTTGTTCTTCTGCGCGGCCGGATCAAGTTCGGCAGCGGTTTCCTGAGCGTCGGGTGATTCTACGGTTTGGTCAGCCATTTAGCGGTAGAAGTGAGCAACGGAGAGAAGAGGGTGAGCAAAGGATTGCAGGCGCCTCACCCCTCCATGCGCAATGTCTGTGGTCTATTTGATGTTGTAAGAAGCCAGCAGGGCTTGGTATTCAGGCGAGTTGCGGCGGCGGGTAGACTCGTTTTTGGCGAGGTCCTGTACACGCATCAAGCCATCAAGTACTTGCTCGGGGCGGGGTGGGCAGCCCGGCACGTACACGTCAACCGGAATAATCCGGTCGATGCCTTGCAGAACCGAGTAGGTATCGAAGATGCCACCCGAAGAAGCGCAAGCACCCATGGCGAGTACCCACCGGGGCTCCGCCATCTGCTCGTACACTTGCTTCACGATAGGGGCCATTTTCTTGGCAATGGTACCCATCACCATCAGCAAGTCAGCCTGCCGGGGCGAGAAGCTAGGGCGCTCGGAACCGAAGCGCGAGATGTCGTAGCGGGCACCCATAGTGGCCATGAACTCGATGCCGCAGCACGAAGTGGCGAAAGGTAGGGGCCAGAGCGAATTAGCGCGGGCAATACCTACTACTTTCTCGAGCGACGTAGCGAAGAAGCCGGCTC contains:
- a CDS encoding NADH-quinone oxidoreductase subunit C, with product MADQTVESPDAQETAAELDPAAQKNKQLLDLLYRLFGQDAFTDVEEPYGFLTVTTTRERIHDIIAGLQQDQELQLNFLTTMCGMHWPERKDQELGMVYMLHSLVHNVRLRLKIFFPIGDPHVPTLTDLYSAANWMERESFDYYGIIFVGHPNLIRILNVEDMDYHPMRKQYALEDGTREDKTDLFFGR
- a CDS encoding NADH-quinone oxidoreductase subunit B gives rise to the protein MDNRVPEIKMTEAPDGLEGAGFFATSLEKVVGIARANSLWPLPFATSCCGIEFMATMGARYDISRFGSERPSFSPRQADLLMVMGTIAKKMAPIVKQVYEQMAEPRWVLAMGACASSGGIFDTYSVLQGIDRIIPVDVYVPGCPPRPEQVLDGLMRVQDLAKNESTRRRNSPEYQALLASYNIK